A single Loxodonta africana isolate mLoxAfr1 chromosome 24, mLoxAfr1.hap2, whole genome shotgun sequence DNA region contains:
- the STMN3 gene encoding stathmin-3 isoform X2, whose product MASTVSAYKEKMKELSVLSLICSCFYSQPHPNTIYQYGDMEVKQLDKRASGQSFEVILKSPSDLSPESPMLSSPPKKKDVSLEELQKRLEAAEERRKTQEAQVLKQLAERREHEREVLHKALEENNNFSRLAEEKLNYKMELSKEIREAHLAALRERLREKELHAAEVRRNKEQREEMSG is encoded by the exons ATGGCCAGCACCGTGTCCG CCTACAAGGAGAAGATGAAGGAGCTGTCTGTGCTGTCGCTCATCTGCTCCTGCTTCTACTCACAGCCGCATCCCAACACCATCTACCAGTATGGGG ACATGGAGGTGAAGCAGCTGGACAAGCGGGCCTCTGGCCAGAGTTTCGAGGTCATCCTCAAGTCCCCCTCCGACCTGTCCCCAGAGAGCCCCATGCTCTCCTCTCCCCCCAAGAAGAAGGATGTCTCTCTGGAGGAGCTGCAGAAGCGGCTGGAGGCGGCTGAGGAGCGGAGGAAG ACGCAGGAAGCGCAGGTGCTGAAGCAGCTGGCAGAGCGGCGTGAGCATGAGCGCGAGGTACTGCACAAGGCACTGGAGGAAAACAACAACTTCAGCCGCCTGGCAGAGGAGAAGCTCAACTACAAGATGGAGCTCAGCAAGGAGATCCGCGAGGCGCACCTGGCGGCGCTGCGCGAGCGGCTGCGTGAAAAG GAGCTGCACGCCGCTGAGGTGCGCAGGAACAAGGAGCAGCGGGAGGAGATGTCTGGCTGA
- the STMN3 gene encoding stathmin-3 isoform X1, whose protein sequence is MEGKSERLRYTQKNKIKVAQRVPPEAELQNGLIRPVQPERRWGPGGVGLDAGLMLASGLPTAYKEKMKELSVLSLICSCFYSQPHPNTIYQYGDMEVKQLDKRASGQSFEVILKSPSDLSPESPMLSSPPKKKDVSLEELQKRLEAAEERRKTQEAQVLKQLAERREHEREVLHKALEENNNFSRLAEEKLNYKMELSKEIREAHLAALRERLREKELHAAEVRRNKEQREEMSG, encoded by the exons ATGGAGGGAAAGTCAGAGAGACTCAGATACACACAGAAGAACAAGATAAAGGTTGCACAGAGAGTCCCCCCAGAAGCAGAGCTGCAGAACGGGTTGATCAGACCAGTCCAGCCAGAGAGGAGGTGGGGCCCTGGAGGCGTGGGGCTGGATGCTGGCCTGATGCTGGCCTCTGGCCTGCCCACAGCCTACAAGGAGAAGATGAAGGAGCTGTCTGTGCTGTCGCTCATCTGCTCCTGCTTCTACTCACAGCCGCATCCCAACACCATCTACCAGTATGGGG ACATGGAGGTGAAGCAGCTGGACAAGCGGGCCTCTGGCCAGAGTTTCGAGGTCATCCTCAAGTCCCCCTCCGACCTGTCCCCAGAGAGCCCCATGCTCTCCTCTCCCCCCAAGAAGAAGGATGTCTCTCTGGAGGAGCTGCAGAAGCGGCTGGAGGCGGCTGAGGAGCGGAGGAAG ACGCAGGAAGCGCAGGTGCTGAAGCAGCTGGCAGAGCGGCGTGAGCATGAGCGCGAGGTACTGCACAAGGCACTGGAGGAAAACAACAACTTCAGCCGCCTGGCAGAGGAGAAGCTCAACTACAAGATGGAGCTCAGCAAGGAGATCCGCGAGGCGCACCTGGCGGCGCTGCGCGAGCGGCTGCGTGAAAAG GAGCTGCACGCCGCTGAGGTGCGCAGGAACAAGGAGCAGCGGGAGGAGATGTCTGGCTGA